CCACGAAGTGCCAGGACAGGGGCAGATCGGAACAGGCGGCGGCTTTGGGCGCCGCGTCCTGGTCGCGGTTCTCGGCGACGTGCCGCACACCGAGTTCCGAAAGGATGCGCACGTCCTCGGCGGGGTAGGTCTTGGTGACCACGATCAGGGTCACGTCTTCACGCTTGCGTCCGGCCGCCGCGCACGCGGCGGCGATCCGCTCCTCCACGTCCGCCAGATTCCCGGCGAGTTCGGTCCTGCGGTCCGTCATGCCCGATCAGTCCAGCCACACATAACCCGCGAGCCGGCCGGTGCGGCCGTCCCGACGGTACGAGAAATGGTCGTCCGACTCGATCGTGCAGACCGGCGACTGCTCCCGGTCGCGCACCCCGAGCCGCTCCAGCTGCGCGTGCACCCCCGCGGTCACGTCGACCGCCGGTGTGCCCCAGGTGGTCTCGGCGTACGCCGCGGGCTCGACGGCCGCGACCTCGGCGCGCATCGCGTCCGGCACCTCGTAGCACCGCCCGCAGACCGCGGGTCCGGTACGGGCGACGATCCGGGCCGCTTCGGCGCCGAGTTCCTCCATGGCCGCGACAGCGGCGGGCACGACCCCGGCGACCATGCCCGGCCGTCCCGCGTGGGCGGCGGCCACGACCCCGGCGACGGGGTCGGCGAGCAGCACGGGGGTGCAGTCCGCGGTGAGCACGGCCAGCGCGAGGCCGCGGCGAGCGGTGACGACGGCGTCGACCTCCGGCACGGGGCGCTCTCCCCAGGGCTCGTCGACCACGGCGACGTCGGGTCCGTGGACCTGGTTCATCCAGACGACCCGCGCCGGGTCGAGGCCCAGCGACTTGGCCGCCAGCTCACGATTGGTGCGTACGGCTTCGGAGTCGTCGCCGACCGCCCCGCCGAGATTGAGCTCTTCGTACGGAACGGCGCTCACCCCGCCCCACCGGTCGGTGAAGGCGAAGTGCGCGCCGCTCACGGTGCTCGTCGAGGAGCGCCGTCCTATCACTTGAGGAAGTCCGGCACGTCCAGCTCCTCCGCCGCGCTGTCGGAGTACGTCCGCGACGGCGGGACCGGCGGGGAGACGGGCGGCAGTTCGTTGCTCGCGGGCTCCGGAGCGGGCTCCGGAGCCTCCTTGGGCGTGACGCTGCCGAGCGAGCCGAAGGACGGGCGGCTGTCGTTGGACCGGACCGGCGCGGGCTCGTCGCGCTTGGCGGAGGACGAGCCGAGTACGGTGTCCCGCTTGGACGGGGGCTGCCCGCCGTCGAAGCCGGCCGCGATGACGGTGACCCGTACCTCGTCGCCGAGCGCGTCGTCGATG
This sequence is a window from Streptomyces ortus. Protein-coding genes within it:
- the pgeF gene encoding peptidoglycan editing factor PgeF — its product is MSGAHFAFTDRWGGVSAVPYEELNLGGAVGDDSEAVRTNRELAAKSLGLDPARVVWMNQVHGPDVAVVDEPWGERPVPEVDAVVTARRGLALAVLTADCTPVLLADPVAGVVAAAHAGRPGMVAGVVPAAVAAMEELGAEAARIVARTGPAVCGRCYEVPDAMRAEVAAVEPAAYAETTWGTPAVDVTAGVHAQLERLGVRDREQSPVCTIESDDHFSYRRDGRTGRLAGYVWLD